In Roseisolibacter agri, the following proteins share a genomic window:
- a CDS encoding D-alanine--D-alanine ligase, producing MNITVLLGGFSAERDVSLASGLRMAEALRTRGHAVTCVDPAEGPLSRDREAAHLAAGVGTRPPSLEQLGKLGGGAGSIPPALAEWRDVKGADVVLLALHGGQGEDGTVQALLDLAGVRYTGSGHLGSALAMDKHLSKVLFRAADVGTADWLMAPTPAETAGGNGAPRRSRERFAEEVEHRLGLPVVVKPSKQGSTVGLTVVKELAQLGPALDLAFRYDDEVMVEQFVAGRELTVGVLGDQALPVLEIIPKNEIYDYEAKYTPGMAEEKVAELGDGARARLEEQALRAFRALKLRGCARIDFRMDELGNVYCLEANTLPGMTALSLIPQAAAAAGILFPELCERIVQLAGRG from the coding sequence TTGAACATCACGGTTCTCCTTGGCGGCTTCTCCGCCGAGCGCGACGTCTCCCTCGCCTCGGGCCTGCGCATGGCCGAGGCGCTGCGCACGCGCGGGCACGCGGTCACCTGCGTCGATCCGGCCGAGGGGCCGCTGTCGCGCGACCGCGAGGCGGCGCACCTGGCGGCGGGGGTGGGCACGCGCCCGCCGTCGCTGGAGCAGCTCGGGAAGCTGGGCGGCGGCGCGGGGTCGATCCCGCCGGCGCTGGCGGAGTGGCGCGACGTGAAGGGCGCCGACGTGGTGCTGCTGGCGCTGCACGGCGGGCAGGGGGAGGACGGCACCGTGCAGGCGCTCCTCGACCTGGCCGGGGTGCGCTACACGGGCAGCGGGCATCTGGGGAGCGCGCTGGCGATGGACAAGCACCTGTCGAAGGTGCTGTTCCGCGCGGCGGACGTCGGGACGGCGGACTGGCTGATGGCGCCGACGCCTGCGGAGACGGCCGGCGGGAACGGCGCGCCGCGGCGGTCGCGCGAGCGGTTCGCGGAGGAGGTCGAGCACCGGCTGGGCCTGCCCGTGGTCGTGAAGCCGTCGAAGCAGGGCTCGACGGTGGGGCTGACCGTCGTGAAGGAGCTGGCGCAGCTCGGGCCGGCGCTGGACCTGGCGTTCCGGTACGACGACGAGGTGATGGTGGAGCAGTTCGTCGCCGGGCGGGAGCTGACGGTGGGCGTGCTGGGCGACCAGGCGCTGCCAGTGCTCGAGATCATCCCCAAGAACGAGATCTACGACTACGAGGCGAAGTACACGCCGGGGATGGCCGAGGAGAAGGTGGCCGAGCTGGGGGACGGCGCGCGGGCGCGGCTGGAGGAGCAGGCGCTGCGGGCGTTCCGGGCGCTGAAGCTGCGCGGGTGCGCGCGGATCGACTTCCGCATGGACGAGCTGGGGAACGTGTACTGCCTGGAGGCGAACACGCTGCCGGGGATGACCGCGCTGAGCCTGATCCCGCAGGCCGCCGCGGCGGCGGGGATCTTGTTCCCGGAGCTGTGCGAGCGCATCGTGCAGCTGGCCGGGCGGGGCTGA
- a CDS encoding rhomboid family intramembrane serine protease, translated as MSYVPPDEPAPFRLTPAVLWLIALNVAVFFVQLTLQQDLPQTLGFAPEDLEASRLWTAGTYMFVHAGFWHLAFNMYSLWMFGPRLEREWGTGTFARYYLWCGLGGLVAHALLIRSGLLVGASGAIFGLMYAYGRRWPDDEVLFFGVVPMKVKHMVWGMIAVNLALGALSMVQGGDRVAYLAHLGGVAFGMLWYLRPSAPSMDRVRQRVAAAPDVGDEPPRPVPKSFPRPRERGSESDEVVEKSKAVTAKPQPAPRVAPVRPLPAAATATRAAALDLVLDKISQQGMESLTSEERRLLEETSQKLRER; from the coding sequence ATGTCCTACGTCCCGCCCGACGAACCCGCACCGTTCCGGTTGACACCGGCGGTGCTGTGGCTGATCGCGCTCAACGTCGCGGTCTTCTTCGTCCAGCTCACGCTCCAGCAGGACCTCCCGCAGACGCTCGGGTTCGCGCCCGAGGACCTGGAGGCGAGCCGGCTGTGGACGGCGGGGACGTACATGTTCGTGCACGCCGGGTTCTGGCACCTGGCGTTCAACATGTACTCGCTCTGGATGTTCGGTCCGCGCCTGGAGCGCGAGTGGGGCACCGGGACGTTCGCGCGCTACTACCTGTGGTGCGGGCTGGGCGGGCTGGTCGCGCACGCGCTGCTGATCCGCAGCGGGCTGCTGGTGGGCGCGTCGGGGGCGATCTTCGGGCTGATGTACGCCTACGGGCGCCGCTGGCCGGACGACGAGGTGCTCTTCTTCGGCGTCGTGCCGATGAAGGTCAAGCACATGGTCTGGGGGATGATCGCGGTGAACCTCGCCCTCGGCGCGCTGTCGATGGTGCAGGGCGGCGACCGCGTCGCGTACCTCGCGCACCTGGGCGGCGTCGCGTTCGGGATGCTCTGGTACCTGCGCCCCAGCGCGCCGAGCATGGACCGGGTGCGGCAGCGCGTGGCGGCGGCGCCGGACGTGGGCGACGAGCCGCCGCGCCCCGTGCCGAAGTCGTTCCCGCGCCCGCGCGAGCGCGGCAGCGAGAGCGACGAGGTGGTGGAGAAGAGCAAGGCGGTGACGGCGAAGCCGCAGCCCGCGCCGCGCGTCGCGCCGGTGCGCCCGCTGCCGGCCGCCGCCACGGCGACGCGCGCGGCGGCGCTGGACCTCGTGCTCGACAAGATCTCGCAGCAGGGGATGGAGAGTCTGACGAGCGAGGAGCGGCGGCTGCTGGAGGAAACCTCTCAGAAACTGCGCGAACGGTAG
- a CDS encoding pyridoxal-phosphate dependent enzyme, with amino-acid sequence MSAPAATATVATDRNRRPYDSVLDTIGWTPLIRLGRLGRGVRTPLYGKAEIFNPGGSVKDRIGMPIIEAAERAGLLKPGGTIVEGTSGNTGVGLAIAAAMKGYRCIFTMPDKMSQEKVRLLKAFGAEVIVTPTAVPPDHPDNYVMWAKRIAESTPNAILANQFYNQANPEAHYATTGPELWEQTEGRITHFVASAGTGGTLTGVGRYLKERNPDIKVIAGDPQGSILAELWRQSRGQAGEKPTGSPYKVEGIGQDKLPGTLDLSVVDEYHTVSDKDSFAMARRLTREEGLFVGGSAGLITHVAMQLARRIDDPDAYVVTFLCDTGERYLSKLYNDEWMRENQLLDADRVTLAHLLEAKADNARGGPATLVSTAPGALVRQALGLMKLHDVSQLPVMDGDQCVGSVTEYHLTTRGLESTRFLDATVGEVMDEPFPTVPASEPVDAVTKLLSKATPALLVQDGGRVTGIVTRTDMLQFLMSR; translated from the coding sequence ATGAGTGCACCCGCAGCCACCGCCACCGTCGCGACCGACCGCAACCGCCGCCCCTACGACTCCGTCCTCGACACGATCGGCTGGACGCCGCTGATCCGACTCGGCCGCCTGGGCCGCGGGGTGCGGACGCCGCTCTACGGGAAGGCCGAGATCTTCAACCCGGGCGGCTCCGTGAAGGACCGCATCGGCATGCCCATCATCGAGGCGGCCGAGCGGGCGGGGCTGCTGAAGCCGGGCGGGACCATCGTCGAGGGGACGAGCGGCAACACCGGCGTCGGGCTGGCGATCGCGGCGGCGATGAAGGGCTACCGCTGCATCTTCACGATGCCGGACAAGATGTCGCAGGAGAAGGTGCGGCTGCTGAAGGCGTTCGGGGCGGAGGTCATCGTCACGCCCACGGCGGTGCCGCCCGACCATCCCGACAACTACGTGATGTGGGCCAAGCGCATCGCGGAGTCGACGCCGAACGCGATCCTCGCCAACCAGTTCTACAACCAGGCGAACCCCGAGGCGCACTACGCGACCACGGGCCCCGAGCTGTGGGAGCAGACGGAGGGGCGCATCACGCACTTCGTCGCGTCGGCGGGGACGGGCGGCACGCTCACCGGCGTCGGGCGCTACCTGAAGGAGCGGAACCCCGACATCAAGGTGATCGCCGGCGACCCGCAGGGCTCCATCCTGGCGGAGCTGTGGCGGCAGTCGCGCGGGCAGGCGGGGGAGAAGCCCACCGGCTCGCCGTACAAGGTCGAGGGGATCGGCCAGGACAAGCTCCCGGGGACGCTCGACCTGAGTGTGGTCGACGAGTACCACACCGTCAGCGACAAGGACAGCTTCGCGATGGCGCGCCGCCTGACGCGCGAGGAGGGGCTGTTCGTCGGCGGGTCGGCGGGGCTCATCACGCACGTCGCGATGCAGCTGGCGCGGCGGATCGACGATCCCGACGCGTACGTCGTGACCTTCCTCTGCGACACGGGCGAGCGCTACCTCTCGAAGCTCTACAACGACGAGTGGATGCGCGAGAACCAGCTGCTCGACGCGGACCGCGTGACGCTGGCGCACCTGCTGGAGGCGAAGGCCGACAACGCCCGCGGCGGCCCGGCGACGCTGGTGAGCACGGCGCCCGGCGCGCTCGTGCGGCAGGCGCTGGGCCTCATGAAGCTGCACGACGTGTCGCAGCTGCCGGTGATGGACGGCGACCAGTGCGTGGGGAGCGTGACCGAGTACCACCTGACGACGCGCGGGCTGGAGAGCACGCGTTTCCTGGACGCGACGGTGGGCGAGGTGATGGACGAGCCCTTCCCGACCGTGCCGGCGAGCGAGCCGGTGGACGCGGTGACGAAGCTGCTGAGCAAGGCGACGCCGGCGCTGCTCGTGCAGGACGGCGGGCGCGTCACGGGGATCGTGACGCGGACCGACATGCTGCAGTTCCTGATGAGCCGCTGA
- the queF gene encoding preQ(1) synthase, with product MPKPQLLETFPNPYPDRDYDVWMECPEFTSLCPLGGIEGDASDLHALEGGAPDFATIRITYVPGAKCVELKSLKLYLWSFRNDGIFYERAVNRILDDLAAAVEPKSMEVVGDFNTRGGIKSIITARHTAKR from the coding sequence ATGCCCAAGCCCCAGCTCCTCGAGACCTTCCCCAACCCCTATCCGGACCGCGACTACGACGTCTGGATGGAGTGCCCCGAGTTCACCTCGCTCTGTCCGCTCGGCGGGATCGAGGGGGACGCGTCGGACCTGCACGCGCTGGAGGGCGGGGCGCCGGACTTCGCGACCATCCGCATCACGTACGTGCCGGGCGCGAAGTGCGTGGAGCTCAAGAGCCTCAAGCTCTATCTCTGGAGCTTCCGCAACGACGGCATCTTCTACGAGCGCGCGGTGAACCGCATCCTCGACGACCTCGCGGCGGCGGTGGAGCCGAAGTCGATGGAGGTCGTGGGCGACTTCAACACGCGCGGCGGCATCAAGTCGATCATCACCGCGCGCCACACGGCCAAGCGCTAA